A window from Erythrolamprus reginae isolate rEryReg1 chromosome 11, rEryReg1.hap1, whole genome shotgun sequence encodes these proteins:
- the POU3F1 gene encoding POU domain, class 3, transcription factor 1 — protein MATTAQYLPRGAPLLPLPAPEAERLHQGPTYREVQKMMHHEYLQGLAAAPGQPMGSLPHHQWLPGAPGDWGGGGGGTHLDHAKSGGGGGGGFHSRSHLVHQQAAGGGGGGHWGQAGPTHHHLGGCPAAMSPTAGGPQSLLYSQAAYPGLNGMLGPPAPALHLPPGHEEMAEAHLEGSPTPLGHAGPEPPSDEDAPSSDDLEQFAKQFKQRRIKLGFTQADVGLALGTLYGNVFSQTTICRFEALQLSFKNMCKLKPLLNKWLEETDAGSGSPASLDKIAAQGRKRKKRTSIEVGVKGALESHFLRCPKPSAHEITLLADSLQLEKEVVRVWFCNRRQKEKRMTPAPGPHPPALEDAYSQGEASPPLHHALRSPVP, from the coding sequence ATGGCCACCACGGCACAGTACTTGCCGCGCGGCGCCCCGCTTCTGCCCCTGCCGGCGCCCGAGGCCGAGCGGCTGCACCAGGGCCCCACCTACCGCGAGGTCCAGAAGATGATGCACCATGAGTACCTGCAGGGCCTGGCCGCCGCCCCGGGCCAACCCATGGGCTCCCTCCCGCACCACCAGTGGCTACCCGGCGCCCCGGGGGActggggaggcggcggcggagggacCCACCTGGACCACGCCaagagcggcggcggcggcggcggcggcttccacTCCCGCtcccacctggtgcaccagcagGCGGCGGGCGGGGGCGGCGGAGGCCACTGGGGCCAGGCCGGCCCGACGCATCACCACCTGGGCGGCTGCCCCGCCGCCATGTCCCCGACGGCCGGGGGCCCGCAGTCTCTGCTCTACTCGCAGGCCGCCTACCCGGGGCTGAACGGGATGCTGGGCCCGCCGGCGCCCGCGCTCCACCTGCCGCCCGGGCACGAGGAGATGGCCGAGGCCCACCTGGAGGGCTCCCCGACGCCGCTGGGCCACGCGGGGCCCGAGCCGCCCTCCGACGAGGACGCGCCCAGCTCCGACGACCTGGAGCAGTTCGCCAAGCAGTTCAAGCAGCGGCGCATCAAACTGGGCTTCACGCAGGCGGACGTGGGCCTGGCGCTGGGCACCCTCTACGGCAACGTCTTCTCGCAGACCACCATCTGCCGCTTCGAGGCGCTGCAGCTGAGCTTCAAGAACATGTGCAAGCTGAAGCCGTTGCTCAACAAGTGGCTGGAGGAGACCGACGCCGGCAGCGGCAGCCCGGCCAGCCTGGACAAGATCGCGGCGCAGGGCCGCAAGCGCAAGAAGCGCACCTCCATCGAGGTGGGCGTGAAGGGCGCGCTGGAGAGCCACTTCCTCCGCTGCCCGAAGCCCTCGGCCCACGAGATCACCCTGCTGGCGGACTCGCTGCAGCTGGAGAAGGAGGTGGTGCGCGTCTGGTTCTGCAACCGGCGGCAGAAGGAGAAGCGCATGACGCCGGCCCCCGGCCCGCACCCGCCCGCCCTGGAGGACGCTTACTCGCAGGGCGAGGCCTCCCCGCCGCTCCACCACGCGCTCCGGAGCCCCGTGCCATGA
- the UTP11 gene encoding probable U3 small nucleolar RNA-associated protein 11 has protein sequence MAAFTKAAKSRQRAHLERGQPSSRGALGLLEKKADYRLRAADFHRKRDALRALRRRAQEKNPDEFYFRMIRAPLQDGVHVVSRPEAASTPEQQKLLKTQDLKYVEMKRAAEVKKIEQLKSELHLLEADGKQPNRHLFFFDTKEEVQGFDVALHLKTAPELVSRVYNRPTLEILKKNAVSGITTDGQLQRLARQRKRQYSLLRQRIERERKMFVVAQKLQTRKDLLDKTERVKLQEETESQPAIYKFQFRRKR, from the exons ATGGCGGCGTTCACGAAGGCGGCCAAGTCGCGGCAGCGGGCGCACCTCGAGCGGGGCCAG CCGTCCTCGCGGGGGGCCCTGGGGCTACTGGAGAAGAAGGCGGACTACCGGCTGCGCGCCGC AGACTTCCACAGGAAGCGGGATGCGTTGCGGGCGCTGCGCCGCCGGGCGCAGGAGAAGAACCCGGACGAGTTCTACTTCCGGATGATCCGGGCGCCGCTGCAG GACGGGGTGCATGTGGTCAGCCGGCCGGAAGCCGCGTCCACGCCTGAGCAGCAGAAGCTGTTGAAGACGCAGGACCTGAAGTACGTGGAGATGAAGCGAGCAGCTGAGGTCAAG AAAATCGAGCAGCTGAAGTCGGAGCTTCACCTCTTGGAAGCCGACGGGAAGCAGCCAAACAGGCACCTGTTCTTTTTTGACACCAAGGAGGAAG TGCAAGGGTTTGACGTGGCCCTCCATCTGAAGACTGCTCCGGAGCTGGTCAGCAGGGTCTACAACAGGCCGACCCTGGAAATCCTGAAGAAAAACGCCGTTTCGGGGATCACCACCGATGGACAGTTGCAG CGCTTGGCCCGGCAGAGGAAGCGCCAGTACAGCCTCTTGAGGCAGCGCATCGAGCGCGAGCGGAAGATGTTTGTGGTCGCACAGAAGCTCCAGACCCGGAAGGATCTCCTG GACAAAACAGAGAGGGTGAAGCTGCAGGAGGAGACGgagagccagccagccatttatAAGTTCCAGTTCAGGCGGAAGCGCTGA